The Pelmatolapia mariae isolate MD_Pm_ZW linkage group LG10_11, Pm_UMD_F_2, whole genome shotgun sequence genome includes a region encoding these proteins:
- the LOC134636792 gene encoding trypsin-1-like isoform X1 gives MRSLVFVLLIGAAFALEDDKIVGGSECRPYSEPHQVSLNIGYHTCGGSLVNQNWVVSAAHCYKKYVRIQVRLGEHDISVNEGTEQFIDSSRVIRHPDYNSRTIDNDIMLIQLSQPATLNSYVQPVALPSSCAPAGTMCTVSGWGNTMSSTANQDRLQCLNIPILSYSDCNNSYPGMITDSMFCAGYLEGGKDSCQGDSGGPVVCKGELQGIVSWGYGCAERDHPGVYTKVCIFNDWIEQTMASY, from the exons ATGAGGTCTCTGGTCTTTGTTCTGCTCATTGGAGCTGCTT ttGCCCTGGAAGACGACAAGATCGTCGGAGGATCTGAGTGCAGACCTTACTCTGAGCCCCATCAGGTGTCTCTCAACATTGGCTACCACACTTGTGGTGGCTCCCTGGTCAATCAGAATTGGGTTGTGTCTGCTGCTCACTGCTACAAAAAGTACGT tcGTATCCAGGTGCGTCTTGGAGAGCACGACATTTCGGTCAATGAGGGAACTGAGCAGTTCATCGACTCCTCCCGTGTCATCCGCCATCCAGATTATAATTCCAGGACTATTGACAATGACATCATGCTGATCCAGCTGAGCCAACCTGCCACCCTCAACAGTTATGTGCAGCCTGTGGCTCTGCCCAGTAGCTGTGCTCCCGCTGGCACCATGTGCACAGTCTCTGGATGGGGCAACACCATGAGCTCTA CTGCTAATCAGGACAGGCTGCAGTGCCTGAACATCCCCATCCTGTCCTACAGTGACTGTAATAACTCCTACCCTGGCATGATCACTGACTCCATGTTCTGCGCTGGATACCTGGAGGGAGGCAAGGACTCTTGCCAG ggtgaCTCTGGTGGTCCTGTTGTGTGCAAGGGTGAGCTGCAGGGTATTGTGTCCTGGGGCTACGGATGTGCTGAGAGGGACCACCCCGGTGTTTATACCAAG GTCTGCATCTTCAACGACTGGATCGAGCAAACCATGGCCAGCTATTAA
- the LOC134636793 gene encoding trypsin-2, giving the protein MRSLVFVLLIGAAFALEDDKIVGGFECTPYSEPHQVSLNVGYHFCGGSLVNQNWVVSAAHCYQSRIQVRLGEHDISVNEGTEQFIDSSRVIAHPQYDSWNIDNDIMLIQLSQPATLNSYVQPVPLPRSCAPAGTMCTVSGWGNTMSSTANRDRLQCLNIPILSYSDCNNSYPGMITDSMFCAGYLEGGKDSCQGDSGGPVVCNGELQGIVSWGYGCAERDHPGVYTKVCIFNDWIQQTMASY; this is encoded by the exons ATGAGGTCTCTGGTCTTCGTTCTGCTCATTGGAGCTGCTT TTGCCCTGGAAGACGACAAGATCGTCGGAGGGTTTGAGTGCACACCTTACTCTGAGCCCCATCAGGTATCTCTCAACGTTGGCTACCACTTCTGTGGTGGCTCCCTGGTCAATCAGAACTGGGTTGTGTCTGCTGCTCACTGCTACCAGTC tCGTATCCAGGTGCGTCTTGGAGAGCACGACATTTCGGTCAATGAGGGAACTGAGCAGTTCATCGACTCCTCCCGTGTCATCGCCCATCCACAGTATGATTCCTGGAATATTGACAACGACATCATGCTGATCCAGCTGAGCCAACCTGCCACCCTCAACAGTTATGTGCAGCCTGTGCCTCTGCCCAGGAGCTGTGCTCCCGCTGGCACCATGTGCACAGTCTCTGGATGGGGCAACACCATGAGCTCTA CTGCTAATCGGGACAGGCTGCAGTGCCTGAACATCCCCATCCTGTCCTACAGTGACTGTAATAACTCCTACCCTGGCATGATCACTGACTCCATGTTCTGCGCTGGATACCTGGAGGGAGGCAAGGACTCTTGCCAG GGTGACTCTGGTGGCCCTGTTGTGTGCAACGGTGAGCTGCAGGGTATTGTGTCCTGGGGCTACGGATGTGCTGAGAGGGACCACCCTGGTGTTTATACCAAG GTCTGCATCTTCAACGACTGGATTCAGCAAACCATGGCCAGCTATTAA
- the LOC134636792 gene encoding trypsin-1-like isoform X2 codes for MRSLVFVLLIGAAFALEDDKIVGGSECRPYSEPHQVSLNIGYHTCGGSLVNQNWVVSAAHCYKNRIQVRLGEHDISVNEGTEQFIDSSRVIRHPDYNSRTIDNDIMLIQLSQPATLNSYVQPVALPSSCAPAGTMCTVSGWGNTMSSTANQDRLQCLNIPILSYSDCNNSYPGMITDSMFCAGYLEGGKDSCQGDSGGPVVCKGELQGIVSWGYGCAERDHPGVYTKVCIFNDWIEQTMASY; via the exons ATGAGGTCTCTGGTCTTTGTTCTGCTCATTGGAGCTGCTT ttGCCCTGGAAGACGACAAGATCGTCGGAGGATCTGAGTGCAGACCTTACTCTGAGCCCCATCAGGTGTCTCTCAACATTGGCTACCACACTTGTGGTGGCTCCCTGGTCAATCAGAATTGGGTTGTGTCTGCTGCTCACTGCTACAAAAA tcGTATCCAGGTGCGTCTTGGAGAGCACGACATTTCGGTCAATGAGGGAACTGAGCAGTTCATCGACTCCTCCCGTGTCATCCGCCATCCAGATTATAATTCCAGGACTATTGACAATGACATCATGCTGATCCAGCTGAGCCAACCTGCCACCCTCAACAGTTATGTGCAGCCTGTGGCTCTGCCCAGTAGCTGTGCTCCCGCTGGCACCATGTGCACAGTCTCTGGATGGGGCAACACCATGAGCTCTA CTGCTAATCAGGACAGGCTGCAGTGCCTGAACATCCCCATCCTGTCCTACAGTGACTGTAATAACTCCTACCCTGGCATGATCACTGACTCCATGTTCTGCGCTGGATACCTGGAGGGAGGCAAGGACTCTTGCCAG ggtgaCTCTGGTGGTCCTGTTGTGTGCAAGGGTGAGCTGCAGGGTATTGTGTCCTGGGGCTACGGATGTGCTGAGAGGGACCACCCCGGTGTTTATACCAAG GTCTGCATCTTCAACGACTGGATCGAGCAAACCATGGCCAGCTATTAA
- the LOC134636791 gene encoding trypsin-1, whose product MRSLVFVLLIGAAFALDDDKIVGGFECTPYSEPHQVSLNSGYHFCGGSLVNQNWVVSAAHCYKSRIQVRLGEHDISVNEGTEQFIDSSRVIAHPQYDSWNIDNDIMLIQLSQPATLNSYVQPVPLPSSCAPAGTMCTVSGWGNTMSSTANQDRLQCLNIPILSYSDCNNSYPGMITDSMFCAGYLEGGKDSCQGDSGGPVVCNGELQGIVSWGYGCAERDHPGVYTKVCIFNDWIQQTMASY is encoded by the exons ATGAGGTCTCTGGTCTTCGTTCTGCTCATTGGAGCTGCTT ttGCCCTGGATGACGACAAGATCGTCGGAGGGTTTGAGTGCACACCTTACTCTGAGCCCCATCAGGTGTCTCTGAACTCTGGCTACCACTTCTGTGGTGGCTCCCTGGTCAATCAGAACTGGGTTGTGTCTGCTGCTCACTGCTACAAATC tcGTATCCAGGTGCGTCTTGGAGAGCACGACATTTCGGTCAATGAGGGAACTGAGCAGTTCATCGACTCCTCCCGTGTCATCGCCCATCCACAGTATGATTCCTGGAATATTGACAACGACATCATGCTGATCCAGCTGAGCCAACCTGCCACCCTCAACAGTTATGTGCAGCCTGTGCCTCTGCCCAGTAGCTGTGCTCCCGCTGGCACCATGTGCACAGTCTCTGGATGGGGCAACACCATGAGCTCTA CTGCTAATCAGGACAGGCTGCAGTGCCTGAACATCCCCATCCTGTCCTACAGTGACTGTAATAACTCCTACCCTGGCATGATCACTGACTCCATGTTCTGCGCTGGATACCTGGAGGGAGGCAAGGACTCTTGCCAG GGTGACTCTGGTGGCCCTGTTGTGTGCAACGGTGAGCTGCAGGGTATTGTGTCCTGGGGCTACGGATGTGCTGAGAGGGACCACCCTGGTGTTTATACCAAG GTCTGCATCTTCAACGACTGGATTCAGCAAACCATGGCCAGCTATTAA
- the mrpl17 gene encoding 39S ribosomal protein L17, mitochondrial has translation MRLTLQMLISHGRMARRMGLGPRSRIDMLRNILTGLVRHERIETTLARADEVRFYAEKLVDYAKKGDTDEKAMKMASFWLTEKDLVPKLFKVLAPRFENHSNSYTRLARIPNRQNLDRAKMAVLEYKGNPFPPLYPAKKENELTLINQLLKGYREDRAQQLDTKP, from the exons ATGCGCCTCACGTTGCAAATGTTGATCTCCCACGGCCGGATGGCCCGGAGGATGGGTTTGGGCCCACGGTCCAGGATCGACATGCTGCGCAACATTTTGACAGGACTGGTCCGACACGAGAGGATAGAAACCACGCTGGCCCGAGCAGATGAAGTCCGCTTCTACGCCGAAAAG cTGGTAGACTATGCCAAAAAGGGAGACACTGATGAGAAGGCGATGAAAATGGCCAGTTTTTGGCTGACG GAGAAGGATCTGGTCCCAAAGCTCTTCAAGGTCCTGGCTCCACGGTTTGAGAACCACTCAAACAGCTACACACGGCTGGCACGCATCCCCAACAGACAGAACCTGGACAGAGCTAAGATGGCTGTTCTGGAGTACAAAGGCAACCCTTTCCCACCCCTTTATCCTgcgaaaaaggaaaatgaactgACTCTCATCAACCAGCTCCTCAAAGGCTACAGAGAGGACAGGGCACAACAGTTAGACACAAAGCCGTAG